Below is a window of Fulvitalea axinellae DNA.
AGCGTACCATTTCTGCACATCGGCGATCATCTTGTCTTTGTTTTCGCCTCCCGCTTCTTTCCAAGCTTTCACTATAGCCTGAGGCTCTTCCGGTCTCGGTCCCCAAGACGCCACTTCCGCGCCGTCGCTATCGCGGACGAAAATCGCTTTCGGAATGGCGCGTCCGCCGTTGGTAAGGTAGCGGTCCATCAAGTCAAGGTTATCGTCCCTGAAGAGAATCCGGGTTTTGAGCTTATCGGAAAGTTCCCCGATTTTCGCCAAAACAGGAACACTCTGCGAAGCGTCTCCGCACCAAGCTTCGGAAAGAACGATCATGGTATGACTCTCGGTCATATTCTCCACGGCTTCCGCCAAATCCTCGCCTATTTTAACCGTCTTTTCCGCACGGTCCATTCTGCGATTGTTCAGCTCCACGTAATCACGCATGCCCGCTCCGCCACGGATATCTCCGGTTTCCAAACTCTTGTTTGCCAACTCACGATATTCGCCGTAAGTGATACCCGCCTGCAGTGTTTTTTCTTCGGAACCCATATATGTTTTATTTTATACTTTCTAACAACTAAGAGTACGTCTCCGAAGATTCTTGTACGGACAAGTCATCACTCTGTTTCGTTTTCCACAACCTAAAATTCTCGATATCGCCGGATACGCTCCTGAATACGGCGGAAATAACCGCCGTATCGTCCAGCCAGCCGGTTACGGGAATAAAGTCGGGGATCACGTCCAGAGGCATCACAAAATAGAGCAAAGCAGCCAAGAGCAACACCAGAGTTTTCCAAGGCACTTCGGTGTAGTCTTTTTTGGCGTAAGCCTTAATCATTTCGGCCGACAGTTTTATTTTGCTCACAAAACCTGAGGCGAAACCTTTCTTCGAAATCTGGGCCAAGGCTTTTTCCGCCAAAGTAGACGAACGGGCGGGGTCATCGGCGATCTTCTCCGCGCGCCTTTTCATTTTTCCGAAAAATGGAGCTTTCAGACTCCCGATATTCCTGTCCCGTTTCTCCATATCACTTCGTGATTAGTACAGAGTAAATAGTAAAGCGTAAATAGTCTGCTCGGTGGTGGCCTTAAATCTTTAATGAAAAGTTTGGCAATTCTAACACCGTTCCGCCTATCGCAAACCCTTTTTACTGGATGCTCTTAGCAAGGTTCTGCCCGAATACTCTATTCGAACAACGTCCTCACTTCGGCTTTTACCGCCAACAAAGCTTCGGCCAGCGGATCATTTTCGCGGACCATCGCGTTTTCCACCAGCTTGCGGGCCAACACCAACGACTTGTCGTCTTCCTTACAGCTTTCCGCCGCTTGGTTAATCTGCGACACCATATCTTCAATGGCCGTGCGGACCATATCCCAAGACTTGTCGCTCATATACACTTGCTGGGCGAGGTTATGGTTGAATTCGTTGCGCACTTCATTGACCAACACCACCTGAAACTCACGAATACTGAACGCCTGTTGGTTTATCCTTCCCAAAAGGCTCTCTATGCGGGAACGTTCCAAAAGCAGGCAAATCCGCTCATAGGCCTGAAGCCTGTTGGGCAAATAAAGCTCCCGGTTACGGATCTTCAGATCCAGTGATTTTTTTTCGAAATCGTTACTCAAAAAAGATCGCACAGTCAGGTACATGGCGTACATCACAATCGCGGCAGGCACCAACACCTTGAGCAAATCCGCTACAATATCGGTCATAATCGGTATAGTTTTTCATTCGTCCGGCATATCCGGCTCTCCGCAATTTAAGGATTAGCGTATAGGGTTTCCAAGGCTTTGCTTAAATTTGCGGATATACATGATCCCGCTTTCGCTAAAGCGGAAACATTTTAACTCTACAGAACAGATGATCGCACCGATAAAAATAACCCCGACGGCCGCTGTCGAGGTAAAGAAAATAATGGCCGGAAAGAATATTCCCGAAGGCTACTGCCTGCGCATTGACGTAAAAGGTGGCGGCGGTTGTGGCGGAGTAGGTTTCGTACTTGGCTTTGACAAGGAAAAGGAAGGCGACGACACGTTCGACATCGAAGGAATCCCGACTTTGATCGCCAAAAAAGCCACAATGTTCTTGCTGGGAAAGGTGGTGGATTTCCACGAGGGCAACGACTCCCGTGGCTTCTTCTTCCGCGACGAGAAGAAAGACTAATCCACCAAAATCAAAAAAACGGCGCTTCCGAACCGGGAGCGCCGTTTTTTATATCCATTTGCCAAGGATCAATAACTGTGTTCGTTCAGAACCGTCTTGCCCCGGTATGTCCAGTAGATCAATGACGTGTACACAATCACGAACGGCATACCCCAGATAGCGATGCTGAACATCGTCTTCAAAGTTGTCAGGGTAGAGGCCCCGTTATAAATATCCAGACTCATTGCCGGATCTTGCGACGACACCAAGATATTCGGGAAAATACCCAAAGCAAACAGGCCAACCAACGCGGCGATCGTACACGACGAAGAGACGAAAGCCTGATAAGGTTTGTTACGGAAAATACCCCTAGGAATATTGGCGATGGAAAGAACATTCAACAGAACGACAAACCAAGCCAGCACTGAAATCAGCGTCTGGTTTTCCATAATCAAATCATGAGTGGCCCCGATTGGCGCCACTTTACCGAAAGAAAAGTTCGCCACCATCTCCGGCTTCAGCCAAAGAGTAACACCCGTCAACAACAGCAACAGTGTGATAAACGTGATATAAATCGGCTTGAACAAGCGTTGGACTTGCTGTTGCAATGGCCCGTGGGTTTTGATATTCAGATAAACGGCGCCTTGCAGGGCAAACATCACCGTATTGAACACTCCACACAGCAAGGCGTACGGATTAAGCAAATTCAGAAGTGTTCCCTGATACTCCTTGTCAGATCCTATATTGATTCCCATCACGGCGTTGCCGATCGTAACGCCAAAAAGGAAACTGGCCAACAACGAACCCGCAAAGAACGCCCTGTCCCAATTTCCGCGCCAACGTTTACTCTTCTCCTTGCTCCGGAATTCCAGCGAAACCGCACGGAATATCAACGCAAAGAGCAAGAACATAAACGGAAGATAAAAACCCGAAAACGCCGTGGCGTAAATCTCCGGAAACGCGGCGAACAACGCCCCGCCGGCCGTAATCAGCCAAACCTCGTTGCCGTCCCAAACCGGGCCGATCGAGTTCATGAAAATCCGGCGATCATGATCGTTTTTGGCAAACAGGTGCAGAATTCCCACACCCAAATCAAAACCGTCGAGAATGGCGTAGCCTATCAACAGGCACCCCACCAACATATACCACACTACATTATAATCCATATCGAAATTCGGTATCTGTTTCAGTAAATTGAAAGTGGTGTTTAGGTATTGAGCTGAGGTATTAAGGATTAGACATTGCTTCCATTTTATGCCTAATACCAAATACCTCAGACCCAATACCAAAAAACTATAGATCTTTGAACGGATCCACCATATGTTCCTCTTTGGAATAACCCGCCGCCGGCGCGTCTTCCAAATGGACAGGGCCGTGTTTTATTTCCTTGTCAAGCACATAAACCCAAACCAAGAACAGGCCTACGTACACGATAAAGAACAAGATAATCGAAGTAAGCACTTCCGGTCCGGTCACCGATTTTGAGATTCCTTCCGACGTACGCAGAAGCCCCTGAACCAGCCACGGTTGCCTTCCGCGTTCGGCCGTCAGCCAGCCCAACTGGTTCGCTATTACCGGCAGAATGACCGCACCTACATAGATTTTCATCATCCAG
It encodes the following:
- a CDS encoding YkvA family protein — encoded protein: MEKRDRNIGSLKAPFFGKMKRRAEKIADDPARSSTLAEKALAQISKKGFASGFVSKIKLSAEMIKAYAKKDYTEVPWKTLVLLLAALLYFVMPLDVIPDFIPVTGWLDDTAVISAVFRSVSGDIENFRLWKTKQSDDLSVQESSETYS
- a CDS encoding thioredoxin family protein, with translation MGSEEKTLQAGITYGEYRELANKSLETGDIRGGAGMRDYVELNNRRMDRAEKTVKIGEDLAEAVENMTESHTMIVLSEAWCGDASQSVPVLAKIGELSDKLKTRILFRDDNLDLMDRYLTNGGRAIPKAIFVRDSDGAEVASWGPRPEEPQAIVKAWKEAGGENKDKMIADVQKWYAKDRGNSIQKEIKEVVKGL
- the cydB gene encoding cytochrome d ubiquinol oxidase subunit II yields the protein MDYNVVWYMLVGCLLIGYAILDGFDLGVGILHLFAKNDHDRRIFMNSIGPVWDGNEVWLITAGGALFAAFPEIYATAFSGFYLPFMFLLFALIFRAVSLEFRSKEKSKRWRGNWDRAFFAGSLLASFLFGVTIGNAVMGINIGSDKEYQGTLLNLLNPYALLCGVFNTVMFALQGAVYLNIKTHGPLQQQVQRLFKPIYITFITLLLLLTGVTLWLKPEMVANFSFGKVAPIGATHDLIMENQTLISVLAWFVVLLNVLSIANIPRGIFRNKPYQAFVSSSCTIAALVGLFALGIFPNILVSSQDPAMSLDIYNGASTLTTLKTMFSIAIWGMPFVIVYTSLIYWTYRGKTVLNEHSY
- a CDS encoding iron-sulfur cluster biosynthesis family protein produces the protein MIAPIKITPTAAVEVKKIMAGKNIPEGYCLRIDVKGGGGCGGVGFVLGFDKEKEGDDTFDIEGIPTLIAKKATMFLLGKVVDFHEGNDSRGFFFRDEKKD